The following are encoded in a window of Lactobacillus panisapium genomic DNA:
- a CDS encoding phospho-sugar mutase: MNAEKIFQSWQEATNMPDYLKEQLAELGQDSKWIDDAFGQDINFGTAGMRGRLEPGTNRINIFTVARVTEGLARLIDENGVQAQKRGVVISFDSRYHSREFAEHAARILGTHGIHVYLFDDLRPTPELSYAVRHLNTFAGINITASHNAKQYNGYKVYGEDGAQMGPEDADRVFHYAQSVKDLFQIKAQQVEVLRAKGLIELIGENIDEDYLAELKTVNVNRKLIKDNAQKLTIIYTPLHGTGKMLYERAFRQNGFTNVFPVESQSIIDPEFPTTKKPNPEYRDVFDPGIKLANEKNADLIIATDPDADRMGACVRTKNGDFQVLTGNQIATLMIYYLLVNMKDNNQLASDYELVTSIVSSSMPGKIAQDFGIRTKEVLTGFKFIGEEIDRMKREHDGRFLMGFEESYGYLFKPFARDKDAMQGAIMFAEVASYYASRKMTVLDGLTEIWQKYGTSFEITRAIEMPGIGGQKKMAQLMTKLRQERLTEIAGVKVEKIQDFLEQKEFSAGQVKELADLPKSNVLKYYLSDQTWLALRPSGTEPVIKAYVGVNKPTIALAEEAAENYQAALAQLLK, encoded by the coding sequence ATGAATGCTGAGAAAATTTTTCAAAGCTGGCAAGAGGCTACTAATATGCCTGACTACTTAAAAGAACAATTGGCAGAATTAGGCCAAGATTCAAAGTGGATTGATGATGCTTTTGGTCAAGATATTAATTTTGGAACGGCAGGGATGCGTGGCCGCCTTGAACCGGGAACTAACCGGATTAACATTTTTACCGTTGCGCGGGTAACGGAAGGTCTTGCTCGCTTAATCGATGAAAATGGCGTACAGGCCCAAAAAAGAGGCGTGGTAATTTCATTTGATTCCCGCTATCACTCGCGAGAATTTGCAGAGCACGCTGCCCGTATTTTAGGAACTCATGGGATTCATGTTTATCTTTTTGATGATTTACGCCCCACGCCCGAGCTGTCTTACGCTGTCCGGCACCTCAACACGTTTGCCGGGATCAATATAACCGCTTCGCACAACGCCAAGCAATATAACGGTTATAAGGTTTACGGTGAAGATGGTGCTCAAATGGGTCCAGAAGACGCTGATCGGGTTTTCCATTATGCTCAAAGTGTCAAAGATCTTTTTCAAATTAAAGCACAGCAAGTGGAAGTATTGCGCGCAAAGGGCTTGATAGAACTAATTGGGGAAAATATTGATGAAGATTATTTGGCTGAATTAAAGACAGTCAACGTTAACCGCAAGTTAATTAAAGATAATGCGCAAAAATTAACTATTATCTATACCCCTTTACATGGGACCGGTAAGATGCTTTATGAACGAGCATTTCGGCAAAATGGTTTTACGAATGTTTTTCCAGTTGAAAGCCAATCAATTATTGACCCGGAATTTCCAACTACCAAAAAGCCTAATCCCGAATACCGAGATGTTTTTGATCCCGGAATTAAGTTAGCAAATGAAAAAAATGCCGATTTAATTATTGCAACTGATCCTGATGCTGATCGAATGGGAGCATGTGTTAGAACCAAAAACGGTGATTTCCAAGTTTTGACGGGAAATCAAATTGCAACATTAATGATCTATTACCTTTTAGTAAATATGAAAGATAATAATCAATTAGCGTCAGACTATGAACTAGTTACTTCAATTGTTTCAAGTAGTATGCCGGGCAAAATCGCGCAAGATTTTGGCATCCGAACTAAGGAAGTTTTAACCGGATTTAAATTTATTGGCGAAGAAATAGACCGCATGAAACGTGAACATGATGGTAGATTCTTAATGGGCTTTGAAGAAAGCTACGGCTATTTATTTAAGCCATTTGCTCGTGATAAGGATGCCATGCAGGGTGCAATAATGTTTGCTGAAGTTGCATCTTATTATGCTTCACGTAAGATGACAGTTTTGGATGGCTTAACTGAAATCTGGCAAAAATACGGAACTTCTTTTGAAATCACTCGTGCAATTGAAATGCCAGGAATTGGTGGTCAAAAGAAAATGGCGCAATTAATGACCAAATTAAGGCAAGAGCGTCTGACAGAAATAGCTGGAGTTAAGGTAGAAAAAATTCAGGACTTTTTAGAACAAAAGGAATTTAGTGCTGGACAGGTAAAAGAATTAGCGGATCTGCCAAAATCAAATGTTCTTAAATATTATTTGTCAGATCAAACTTGGCTGGCTTTACGTCCCTCAGGAACAGAGCCGGTTATTAAAGCATATGTGGGTGTAAACAAGCCAACTATTGCTTTAGCAGAAGAAGCGGCAGAAAATTATCAAGCAGCATTAGCACAGCTATTGAAATAA
- a CDS encoding NAD(P)H-dependent glycerol-3-phosphate dehydrogenase, with translation MTKIAVLGAGSWGTVLGSMLADKGNDVILYGNNEAVNQEINEHHTNEHYMKDWQVNETVTATEDLNKALENAEVVLFVLPTQAVRIVAKQAGQILAKSGRKPLIVTATKGIEPGSKKLISEILTEEIYPEDEDLIVAISGPSHAESVAQKDLTAISCASTSKKNAEKVQEMLSNDYFRLYTNSDLIGVEVAGAVKNVIAIAAGILVGKKYGDDAKAALMTRGLAEITRLGVNYFGADPMTFSGLSGIGDLIVTCTSVNSRNWRCGKQLGEGKSLDYVLRNMGQVVEGATTVKAVHELCEEKQIDMPISEAIYRVLYENSNVDDEIKQMMGRSPKQEIRL, from the coding sequence ATGACAAAAATTGCAGTTTTAGGTGCTGGTTCATGGGGCACGGTTTTAGGTTCAATGTTAGCTGACAAGGGTAATGATGTAATTCTTTATGGCAACAACGAAGCTGTTAATCAAGAAATTAATGAGCATCATACTAACGAGCACTACATGAAAGACTGGCAGGTTAATGAAACCGTTACTGCTACAGAAGATTTGAATAAAGCCTTAGAAAATGCGGAAGTGGTTCTCTTCGTTTTGCCAACGCAAGCGGTTCGAATCGTGGCTAAACAGGCAGGTCAGATTTTAGCTAAAAGTGGACGTAAGCCACTTATTGTTACTGCTACTAAAGGAATTGAACCAGGCTCTAAAAAATTGATTTCGGAAATTCTAACTGAAGAAATATATCCTGAAGATGAAGACCTTATCGTTGCTATTTCAGGTCCAAGCCATGCCGAAAGCGTAGCTCAAAAAGACTTAACGGCAATTTCATGTGCTTCAACAAGTAAGAAAAATGCTGAAAAAGTCCAAGAAATGTTGTCAAATGATTATTTCCGTTTGTACACTAATAGCGATTTGATTGGTGTTGAAGTTGCTGGGGCCGTTAAGAACGTTATCGCAATCGCTGCTGGAATTTTAGTTGGTAAAAAATACGGTGACGATGCTAAAGCAGCTTTAATGACTAGAGGCTTGGCAGAAATTACCCGTTTGGGAGTTAATTATTTTGGTGCTGATCCGATGACGTTTAGTGGGTTATCCGGAATCGGCGACTTAATTGTTACTTGTACATCTGTTAATTCACGTAATTGGCGCTGCGGTAAACAACTGGGTGAGGGCAAGTCACTTGATTATGTCTTGCGAAATATGGGACAAGTAGTTGAAGGTGCAACGACCGTTAAGGCAGTTCATGAACTTTGTGAAGAAAAACAGATTGATATGCCAATTAGTGAAGCTATTTACCGTGTTTTATATGAAAATTCCAACGTTGATGACGAAATTAAGCAAATGATGGGCAGAAGTCCAAAACAGGAAATTAGACTTTAG
- the lgt gene encoding prolipoprotein diacylglyceryl transferase: MIGTISPIAFNLGGLSVKWYGVIMAAAIILAVSMAMIEGKKRQIESDDFLDLLLWAVPLGYVGARLYYVIFEWGYYAKHPDQIIAIWNGGIAIYGGLLAGLLVLLVFCYKRMLPPFLMLDVITPGVMAAQILGRWGNFFNQEAHGGPTTLHFLQSLHLPSFIIEQMKIGGVYYQPTFLYESFFNLIGLILILALRHRKHLFKQGEVFMLYLSWYSVVRFFVEGLRTDSLYLTAGIRVSQLLSLILLIVIVALFIYRRKVVKPKWYLDGSGLKFPYSRD, translated from the coding sequence ATGATCGGAACAATCAGCCCGATAGCCTTTAACTTGGGCGGTTTAAGTGTAAAATGGTACGGCGTAATCATGGCAGCAGCGATAATTTTAGCTGTTTCGATGGCCATGATAGAAGGAAAAAAACGGCAGATTGAAAGTGACGATTTCTTAGACCTGCTTTTATGGGCCGTTCCACTTGGCTATGTTGGGGCCCGTTTGTATTACGTAATTTTTGAATGGGGTTATTATGCTAAACACCCTGATCAAATTATTGCGATTTGGAATGGTGGTATTGCAATCTATGGCGGCTTGCTGGCGGGCTTGTTAGTTTTACTGGTTTTTTGCTATAAAAGAATGTTGCCGCCTTTCTTAATGCTTGATGTTATTACTCCTGGCGTGATGGCAGCCCAAATTTTAGGTCGCTGGGGCAACTTTTTTAATCAGGAGGCCCATGGTGGTCCAACAACCTTGCATTTCTTGCAAAGTTTGCACTTACCTAGCTTTATTATTGAACAAATGAAAATTGGCGGAGTTTATTATCAGCCTACCTTTTTATACGAATCGTTTTTCAATTTAATTGGGTTAATCTTGATTTTAGCTTTACGACACAGAAAGCATTTGTTCAAGCAGGGTGAAGTTTTTATGCTTTACCTAAGTTGGTACTCAGTTGTGCGCTTTTTTGTAGAGGGGTTAAGGACAGACAGCCTTTACCTGACGGCAGGAATTAGAGTTTCACAATTGCTTAGCTTGATTTTGCTAATCGTGATTGTTGCACTTTTTATTTATCGGCGCAAAGTTGTTAAGCCAAAGTGGTATCTTGATGGTAGTGGATTGAAATTTCCGTATTCAAGAGATTAA
- the uvrB gene encoding excinuclease ABC subunit UvrB: MIKRQDNRKFELVSKFKPAGDQEQAIDKLTSGFKKGYKEQILEGATGTGKTFTMANIIANLNKPTLVISHNKTLVGQLYGEFKEFFPHNAVDYFVSYYDYYQPEAYVPQSDTYIEKDSSINDEIDQLRHQATSDLMERNDVIVVASVSCIYGLGDPKEYSASVITVHEGDDYGRNTLLRNLVNIQYDRNDIDFQRGRFRVRGDVVEVFPAGNSNHAYRIEFFGDEIDRIVEIDSLTGEIIGERESISLFPATHFMTNEEQMRRALKAISKEMKLQVKDFEGKGKLLEAERIKQRTTFDMEMMGEVGYTSGIENYSRHMEGRKEGEPPYTLLDFFPDDFLILIDESHATMPEIRAMYNGDRNRKKTLIDYGFRLPSALDNRPLKIDEFEKHVNQILYVSATPGDYELERTDHKVEQIIRPTGLLDPKIEVKPVEGQIDDLVGEINKRIDRNERVFVTTLTKKMAEDLTDYLKDLGIKVQYLHSDVKTLERMQILRDLRLGKYDVLIGINLLREGIDVPEVSLVAILDADKEGFLRAYRPLVQTMGRASRNSDGEVIMYADTITDSMREAIDATQRRRKLQIKFNQDHGITPKTIVKPIRDVISATKVADEVSDSDSFADLNFDELTAKQKKTMIKDLRKQMQEAAKKLDFEGAATLRDAIMELESSTRKPVTKKGNKINGK; the protein is encoded by the coding sequence ATGATTAAACGACAAGATAACCGTAAATTTGAACTTGTCTCCAAATTTAAGCCGGCTGGTGATCAAGAGCAGGCGATTGATAAACTGACAAGTGGTTTTAAAAAGGGATATAAAGAACAAATTCTTGAAGGTGCTACTGGTACCGGTAAGACGTTTACAATGGCGAATATAATTGCCAATTTAAATAAACCTACTTTGGTTATTTCACATAATAAGACTTTAGTGGGACAGTTGTATGGCGAATTTAAGGAATTCTTTCCTCATAATGCCGTCGACTATTTTGTTTCATACTACGATTATTATCAACCAGAGGCTTACGTTCCGCAATCTGATACTTATATTGAAAAGGATTCATCAATTAATGATGAAATTGACCAATTGCGCCACCAAGCAACTAGTGATTTGATGGAACGAAACGATGTTATTGTAGTTGCCTCAGTTTCATGCATCTACGGGTTGGGTGATCCTAAAGAGTATTCGGCCAGTGTGATTACGGTGCATGAGGGTGATGACTATGGCAGAAATACTTTGCTGCGTAATTTAGTTAACATTCAATATGATCGTAATGATATTGACTTTCAGCGTGGTCGCTTTCGTGTGCGTGGGGATGTAGTTGAAGTCTTTCCGGCCGGTAATTCTAATCATGCTTACCGAATTGAATTTTTTGGTGATGAAATTGATCGAATTGTCGAAATTGATTCTTTAACTGGTGAAATAATTGGTGAACGCGAAAGTATCTCCTTATTTCCGGCCACGCACTTTATGACTAACGAAGAACAGATGCGTCGGGCTCTCAAAGCAATCTCTAAAGAAATGAAACTCCAAGTAAAAGATTTTGAAGGTAAAGGCAAGCTTTTAGAGGCTGAACGAATTAAGCAGCGGACTACCTTTGATATGGAAATGATGGGAGAAGTTGGTTACACAAGCGGTATTGAAAACTATTCTCGTCATATGGAAGGGCGTAAAGAAGGCGAACCGCCTTATACTCTGCTTGACTTCTTTCCTGATGATTTTCTAATTTTAATTGACGAGTCTCATGCCACTATGCCTGAAATTCGGGCAATGTATAACGGTGACCGTAACCGGAAAAAGACTTTGATTGATTATGGTTTTCGTTTACCATCAGCTTTAGATAACCGGCCCTTAAAAATTGATGAATTTGAAAAGCACGTTAATCAGATCCTCTATGTTTCCGCTACTCCCGGTGATTATGAGCTAGAACGTACTGATCACAAGGTCGAACAAATTATCCGGCCAACGGGCTTGCTTGATCCTAAAATTGAAGTTAAACCGGTTGAAGGCCAAATTGATGATCTTGTAGGTGAAATTAACAAACGAATTGACCGTAATGAACGGGTTTTTGTAACCACTCTAACTAAAAAAATGGCAGAAGATTTGACAGACTACTTAAAGGATCTAGGTATTAAAGTTCAATACCTGCACTCGGATGTTAAAACGCTAGAGCGGATGCAAATATTGCGTGATTTACGGTTAGGTAAATATGATGTATTAATCGGGATAAACTTGCTTCGTGAAGGAATTGATGTGCCAGAGGTATCTTTGGTAGCAATTCTTGATGCGGACAAGGAAGGCTTTCTTCGGGCATACCGGCCATTGGTTCAGACTATGGGACGTGCATCACGAAATTCAGATGGTGAAGTAATAATGTATGCTGATACTATCACTGATTCCATGCGAGAAGCCATTGATGCTACGCAAAGAAGACGTAAGCTGCAAATTAAGTTCAACCAAGATCACGGCATAACACCTAAGACCATCGTTAAACCAATTCGTGATGTTATCTCTGCAACTAAGGTGGCTGACGAAGTTAGCGATAGTGACAGCTTTGCTGACTTGAATTTTGATGAACTAACAGCTAAGCAAAAGAAGACTATGATTAAGGATCTGCGTAAGCAGATGCAAGAAGCTGCGAAGAAGCTCGACTTCGAGGGAGCAGCAACTTTAAGGGATGCAATTATGGAACTTGAAAGTTCCACTAGGAAACCAGTTACTAAAAAGGGAAATAAAATAAATGGCAAATGA
- the trxB gene encoding thioredoxin-disulfide reductase encodes MTKKYDVIVIGAGPGGLTAALYASRANLSVLILDRGLYGGQMNNTDAIDNYPGFSEVKGPELGEKMYNSTMKFGAEFEYGDVQSVTLEGNEKIVKTDTAEYSTQALIIATGADHRHLNVPGEEEYSGKGVSYCAVCDAAFFKNEDIAVIGGGDSAIEEGIYLAQSAKSVTVIHRRDQLRAQPTLQKRAFANDKIHFIWNGITESIDGDGNRVTGVTYRDKVSGEEKKLATHGVFIYVGVIPQTAPFKDLGVTDENGWIPTDEHMRTKVAGIFALGDVRAKDLRQIANAVGDGSIAGQEAYNYLQSLND; translated from the coding sequence ATGACAAAGAAATATGATGTAATTGTTATTGGAGCAGGTCCTGGCGGATTAACGGCAGCGTTATACGCTTCACGGGCTAATTTATCGGTTTTAATTTTAGATCGCGGCCTTTATGGTGGTCAGATGAATAATACTGATGCGATTGATAATTATCCTGGTTTTAGCGAGGTTAAGGGGCCTGAATTAGGCGAAAAAATGTATAATTCGACGATGAAATTTGGCGCCGAATTTGAATATGGTGATGTTCAATCTGTTACTCTTGAAGGCAATGAAAAGATTGTTAAGACAGATACGGCTGAATATTCAACGCAGGCTTTAATTATTGCTACCGGTGCTGATCATCGTCACTTAAACGTTCCCGGGGAAGAGGAATATTCTGGTAAAGGCGTTTCCTATTGTGCCGTTTGTGATGCCGCCTTTTTCAAAAATGAGGACATTGCAGTTATTGGTGGTGGTGATTCCGCGATTGAAGAGGGAATTTACCTTGCCCAGAGCGCAAAATCTGTTACAGTTATTCATCGTAGAGATCAATTGCGCGCACAACCGACTTTGCAAAAACGCGCTTTTGCCAATGATAAAATTCATTTCATTTGGAATGGCATTACGGAATCGATCGATGGTGATGGCAACCGCGTAACTGGTGTAACTTATCGTGATAAGGTTTCAGGCGAAGAAAAGAAACTAGCAACTCACGGCGTTTTCATTTACGTTGGCGTTATTCCGCAAACAGCACCATTTAAGGATTTGGGCGTGACTGATGAAAATGGTTGGATTCCAACAGATGAACATATGAGAACCAAGGTTGCCGGCATTTTTGCATTAGGTGACGTTAGAGCAAAAGACTTACGCCAAATCGCTAATGCTGTTGGTGATGGTAGTATTGCTGGTCAAGAAGCATACAACTATTTACAGAGTTTAAATGATTAA